Proteins from one Oligoflexus sp. genomic window:
- a CDS encoding GNAT family N-acetyltransferase: protein MQPDHALAPMWTSESLGLDTELPSTWRAKVPIYLEQARYIIKTADSLEEFRQVIDLRSAVFIEEFAGKKGAPRLDLEARDQDADFMIIQDRDTREVLASYRLLCSEFTQDFYSCSEFMIDSFLETPGRKLELSRACVRPDKRSKGIFVHLLWRGLAAYSAAIQSRYLFGCSSVQSLDLRHLVQVYQYLYQNGCLDDRFPIQPVSGYSIIEREGLLAMILKTGAGDGENLLPPILGAYLKAGARVYGAPAFDQDFQCLDLFTVLDFDRLSEAHGRKYLRSSRNEW from the coding sequence GAGCCAAGGTTCCCATTTATCTTGAACAGGCCCGCTACATTATCAAGACAGCTGACAGCCTTGAGGAATTCCGTCAGGTGATCGACCTCCGCTCGGCCGTCTTCATCGAGGAATTCGCTGGAAAAAAAGGGGCGCCCAGGTTGGATCTGGAAGCACGGGATCAGGATGCGGACTTCATGATTATTCAGGATCGCGATACGCGGGAAGTGCTGGCCAGCTATCGGCTGCTCTGCTCGGAATTCACCCAGGATTTTTATTCCTGCAGTGAATTCATGATCGATAGCTTTCTGGAAACGCCCGGCAGAAAGCTCGAACTGAGCCGCGCCTGCGTGCGACCGGATAAAAGAAGCAAAGGCATCTTCGTCCACCTCCTCTGGCGCGGCCTCGCAGCCTATAGCGCCGCGATTCAAAGCCGCTATCTCTTTGGCTGCTCCAGCGTCCAGAGTCTCGATCTTCGCCATCTCGTTCAGGTCTATCAGTACCTTTATCAAAACGGCTGCCTCGATGATCGCTTCCCAATTCAGCCTGTGTCCGGCTATTCCATCATTGAACGCGAAGGGCTTCTGGCCATGATCCTGAAAACCGGAGCCGGCGATGGAGAAAACCTCCTGCCGCCGATCCTCGGCGCCTATTTGAAAGCGGGTGCGCGGGTTTATGGGGCTCCTGCTTTCGATCAGGATTTTCAGTGCCTGGATCTTTTCACGGTATTGGATTTTGATCGACTTTCCGAAGCGCATGGGCGCAAGTATTTGCGCTCCTCCAGAAATGAGTGGTGA